In Dama dama isolate Ldn47 chromosome 20, ASM3311817v1, whole genome shotgun sequence, a single window of DNA contains:
- the TENT5C gene encoding terminal nucleotidyltransferase 5C: MAEESSSTRDCVSFSVLTWDQVSRLHEVLTEVVPIHGRGNFPTLEITLKDIVQTVRGRLEEAGIKVQDVRLNGSAAGHVLVKDNGLGCKDLDLIFHVALPTEAEFQLVRDVVLCSLLNFLPEGVNKLKISPTTLKEAYVQKLVKVCTDTDRWSLISLSNKNGRNVELKFVDSIRRQFEFSVDSFQIILDSLLFFYDCSGHPLSEQLHPTVIGESVYGDFEEALDHLQNRLIATKNPEEIRGGGLLKYSNLLVRDFRPTDQEEIKTLERYMCSRFFIDFPDILEQQRKLETYLQNHFAEEERSKYDYLMTLRKVVNESTVCLMGHERRQTLNLISLLALRVLAEQNIIPNATTVTCYYQPAPYVSDGNFNNYYVAHPPLTYSQPYPTWLPCN, translated from the coding sequence atggcagaggagagcAGCAGTACCAGGGACTGCGTGTCCTTCAGCGTGCTCACCTGGGACCAGGTGAGCCGTCTGCATGAGGTCCTGACTGAGGTGGTACCCATCCACGGACGAGGCAACTTCCCCACCTTGGAGATCACACTCAAGGACATCGTGCAGACTGTCCGTGGCCGgctggaggaggcaggcatcAAAGTGCAGGATGTCCGGCTGAACGGCTCTGCGGCCGGCCATGTCCTGGTCAAAGACAACGGGTTGGGCTGCAAAGACCTGGACCTCATCTTTCACGTGGCTCTGCCCACAGAGGCTGAGTTTCAGCTGGTCAGGGATGTGGTGTTGTGTTCTCTCCTGAACTTCCTGCCGGAGGGCGTGAACAAGCTCAAGATCAGCCCCACGACCCTGAAGGAGGCCTACGTCCAGAAGCTGGTGAAGGTGTGCACGGACACGGACCGCTGGAGCCTCATCTCCCTCTCCAACAAGAACGGGCGCAACGTGGAGCTCAAGTTCGTCGACTCCATCCGGCGCCAGTTCGAGTTCAGCGTGGACTCGTTCCAGATCATCCTGGACTCCCTGCTTTTCTTCTACGACTGCTCCGGCCATCCCCTGTCCGAGCAGCTGCACCCCACGGTCATCGGGGAGAGCGTGTATGGGGACTTCGAGGAAGCCCTGGACCACCTGCAGAACAGACTCATCGCCACCAAGAACCCCGAGGAGATCCGGGGCGGGGGGCTGCTCAAGTATAGCAACCTGCTGGTGCGGGACTTCCGGCCGACCGACCAGGAGGAGATCAAGACCCTGGAGCGCTACATGTGCTCCCGCTTCTTCATCGACTTCCCCGACATCCTCGAGCAGCAGAGGAAGCTGGAGACCTACCTGCAGAACCACTTCGCCGAGGAGGAGAGGAGCAAGTACGACTACCTCATGACCCTGCGCAAGGTGGTCAACGAGAGCACCGTGTGCCTCATGGGCCACGAGCGCAGGCAGACCCTGAACCTCATCTCGCTGCTGGCCCTGCGCGTGCTGGCCGAGCAGAACATCATCCCCAACGCCACCACCGTCACCTGCTACTACCAGCCCGCTCCCTACGTCAGCGACGGCAACTTCAACAACTACTACGTGGCCCACCCCCCGCTCACCTACAGCCAGCCCTACCCCACCTGGCTGCCCTGTAACTAA